CCTATGTTATTTTTAATGTTCTATTCAGTACTGatataatgttcttttaatcCTTTAATATGTTCTTTTGATCCTTTaacatgttctttttctttatttgttcattttaattttatccCATGTCTTTCTTATGTTCTTTTACTATGTTATTTTCATCAGGAGTTTCATCAGGAGTTCTTGAAGACCACAGCTGAATTAAGTGGTGTGATGAACAAATTCAACAACCTCTTGTCGTTGTCGAAGAAGTTCTTTGACACGACTGTTGATGTAAAAGAAACAATGTCATTTAATATGGCAGAGATGTGGTCCAAGTGTTCAGAAACACAACTTCCAACTGTGTTTGATAACGCCAAGAATGCATCGAATGAGGAGAGAAAAGATTCACAGGAGATGGGTTCCATTCTGAGTCAAGACAAAGAGTTTTTCAGCTCGGACTACTTCTCCATTTTATTTGATGATGTAGTCAAGAAAGCGACTAGAGGGAAGAAAAAAGAAACTGTTatggaaaaagaaacagaggAACCTATGTCAGAGGAGCCTCTATCAGAGGAAAGTCTACCAGAATTACCTCCATTTCTCACACCTCCCACTATGGACTCTGAAAATGATGGGGTTAATGATTTGACTTTGAAGCTTGGACTACCGTCCATTTCAGAAATTACCCCTACACATGACTATGAAGAGGAGATGAGGATCCAAGCACTCTTGatgaacaactctttaacaGAACGTGACCTTCAAACGATTTCAGGGGAGAAGGAAGATTATTCAGAAAAAGAATAGCAGTCTCCACCGAAAACCGAGTATGCGTTGTTTTAAACACAGTCACCTTACACATGTATAGAAAAAATGAGactttttctttcaattttaaCTATGTTCCTTCATTATTGATGCATTATTCTTTCTTctatatcgcatgttcttttatATTGtacttaatgttctttttcctaTCTTTgctgttcttttttattttagttgttcttttgatttttaattgtgGACATAATTCTTCTATTGTGTACTTACCTTAATATGGATTTAAGTTGTGTTCTAATGATATCAATTTAATGTGCTTTTTTTTAACTATCATTGTTCTTTTGATCACTCTTTCATGTGtttctttaatgttcttttatattGTACTTAATGTTCTTTTTGCTATCTTTGCATGTTCTTTaatattatttgttttttgttaTTAAAATATTGTTCTTTTATTGGTACTTTTTCTACTGTCATTGTGTTCTTATCTGTCTTAATGCATTAATGTTAAtcgtattttattttaaatgatcgtttgttcttttattataaatgattttgttcttttagaatgttcaaaatatattttctctCTGCACAGAGTACCTGAGAGTTTGAAGAACAATGAAGATGCTTTGAACAAAAGCAGCGAAAAAGGAACACCAATCCCTAATCGAGAAGAACAAGATTTTGAGACCCCAAAAGTTCCTGTAGCGGATTCCCAGGGTGATGTGATTACTCCATCAGTCTATCTGAGGTAAGAACACTCTTATGTTCTATTAGATATGATTTGgtgttctttttcttctttgaattgttctttttaattttgACTATGTTCTTTCATATATTTAGACTGTTATTTTATTCACTATCAATGTGTTCTTTTCCTAAGAGATGAAGAGGATGTTccaacaaaaacacaaaaagatGAAGAGGATGTTCCAACTACAAGTCAAATCCCTGCCACAATGAGGATGAAGAGAATCAAGAATGTCCCTATAGTGTTACGGTCACCGTTTTTAATTCAGTATTCACATTTACTTGAGGCTAGTGACAAACTAAGCCAAGAGGAAAAGGATTTGAAATGCATTCTTGATTATGCAATTGGAGAGGGTGATCCTAGTTAAGTATTTTAACACAATTGCAATTAATTCAATCTACTTGTTCTTTTTAAATTTATAGTGTTCTTATATTGATAtcatttttattgtttaaaacaGTGAGTTGGTGTACTATGACAAATGGAACCTAATTACAAGAGCTAATATGCAAACCCTAGgtaaaattaatttcagttgttctttttcaacACATAGGTGTTCCTTTTGTACTAAagtttgttcttttctttttttttacaataGGTGGGGATGTTTGGGTGGAAAATAATATCATTGACACATTCGCAAAACTGTTGAATGATGATCGAAACCAGTGCGTAAAGTCGAACATGAAATTCTACTTTTCGACAATTCCTTATGTAAGATTTAAAACATCCAAAaccttattattttatttgtttattattttatactagtgtatacttaaaattattttctataTGAAGAATATGCTGTTACAAAACGACGCATATGGTGGGACACAAGATAGCCAAGGAACTGAGTAGAAGAGGTTTCAGAATTTTATGGATTCCATTAAGCATGAAATGTCAGTTGCAAATGTTTCATCTCTAAAGGGATACCATCTGgtaaaaatgttctttttctttgctaaatgttctttttttttttggctaagttgatgttcttttttctttacctaatgttcttttctgtttttgtagttgttctttcctgttttttttttggctaagttgatgttcttttttccttgcctaatgttcttttctgtttttgtaGTTGTTCTtccctttttaattttttttggctaagttgatgttcttttttctttgcctaatgttcttttctgtttttgtaGTTGTTCTTTCCTGTTTGTTCTGGTGCACATTTCTTCCTTATAGTGataaacaataaaacaaagaaaGTTGAAATTCTTGACAATCTCGATCTACCGGAGGGAATACCTTTTGAGAACAAATATGAACAGAATCCCCAAAAGACTGTAAGTCTATTGAGTAAATTTCATCTCAAAATAATATTTAAGtatttctgttcttttttattttcgtgTTGTTTAATATTTTGATCTTTGTTCTTTATAATCCATGCAGTTTGAAGCATGGTTGAAGTTTTGTGAGCTGGAAGGGTATCCATTAAAAAACACACAAATCAAGCAATATGAAATCACATTACCTTCAATGACatggaaaaatcaagaaaacaAAGTCGACTGTGGGGTGTATGCAATGCGGCATATGGAGACCTATAAAGGCAACCCGAATTGGGATTGTGGATTTACAAACTATGAAGATGATGTAAGTAGTTcctaaatcttttttttttcgaaaattgtAAATATGTTATTTAAATAAcacaatattattttattttcagaaaaACTATATTCGGCAGCTAAGGATACATTATGCAACACTAATCTTATCAAGCGCTCAGAACGAGAAGCATGAGTTGAGATATCTGGCACTGAAACAAGCAAATCAAGTAGAATAGACATTACTTTTGAAACAATGGTTTGATATtggatgttgttgttgtttaaaAACAAGCATGAGTTGGTTGTGGTTTGGTTTAAAACAATGGTTTGTTATTGTTCTTTTGAAACAATGGTTTGATAGTGTTCCTTAGAAACAATGGTTTGATAGTATCTGTGTTCTTTTAATGTTGCTGATTGTTCTTTTGAACTAGTAGTTTGTGAATTGGTTTAGAAACAATTGTTCTTTTGAACTGGTTGTTTGTAAATGTTCTTTTGACTGATTGTTCTTTTCAAAATGTTTGAAAATCTTTTGAATTCCTGTGAATATCAGGATGTAAATACTTAAGGTATTATGTTGTGAAttcaaattatatatataaaacttcatattaaaaactacattTTGTTGATTCCACAAACAACAGTAGCTTGCAATCAActaatatgttcttttaaaaaaTGAACAAATTACCAATCACGAAAAGAATCTACAAAGGATGTATGTGTACTCCAAAATAATCATCTGGAACATATGCTTCCAATTGTGAATTTGAAGATGTTGGATGAACCAAAACCCTACCAACAGGTAAATTTATGATACActgaaaaagaacaaagaaacagtaaggaaaaaaagaacatgattaggaagaaaaaagaacaaaatagatattaaaaaagaacagttcaaaaaagaacataataaacattaaaagaacaaatagatGTTCTTTTAAAAAATGAACTGTTTAGCAAAAGAACATAAACAAAAAGACCAAAAGAACATATAGGAAGAAAAACGAACAATGATAAACAAAAGGAACAAACTAAaggaataaaagaacaaatagattattaaaaagaacaattttccaacagaacataataaagtaaactaAAAGATCATTAACAAAAAGGATAAATAGAACataaaaatggaaaaaagaacaatgataaaaaaaaaagaacattctaaagtaataaaagaacaaataaatgtTTAAATAGAACAGTGTACCTGATCAGTAGACTGAGTTTCCTCCCTCAAATTATCAACATGTCTTTCTCTTCTCTTGTTCCAACCTTTCAGTTTATTGCGTTTCTTCTCAACAATTCCTTTAGGTCTCACATTCCTCTCATTAGCCTTTTCAGTCCCGTTCTTAATCTTCCTCTTTCGCTTTGGTGGATTTTGAATCATTGTTGGAATGACTTTTTCAGCAATCGGTTCCACAACATCCGGCAAAACTGTGTCTGTTGAAGGCTCAACGACATCGAGTAGAGTTTCATCTCGCACATACttgtttgtgttaggttatgatacatatgacattacatagatcatgcggaaacaaccattaacccaggacaacatattatttacacataatcatatagcataatttagatgcatactctttgttgcgtgccctccctagctgcgcccgaaccgaacaagaacaagtctttaggactccaagtgtcgtccctccgtagatagtccacagcacgtccggatccgccttaagattgaccaactagaatcgcccttaaggtattagaaaatttcggcacttttatgagcaagatgtgtgttttaattttctctcaaaaaactcacttttgaatactttgaaacttattataaattgtgagccctagcctcatatttataggggtatggaaagggaatcgaaatcctattcagatacaaattaattaaacctagaatcctacaagaactctaatttaattaatttatcaaatagaattaggaatttaatcattaaccgaactctgcatgttttaggaaacgtgcacgaacacaaacacttgcacacacacgcacggcagccacgatgggcccccatgcgtgcgcgcgagcagcagcccacgcagcgcccgcgcgcgctgcgcgctgcgcgtgctgtgcgcgctgcgcagcctgctgggcctggccttgcgctgggcctggcgtggctgtttgtgcggcgcgcttggcttgctgggcgatggcctggcttcgtgctgggcctcgtccggcaggcatcgtccgatgcttattcgtacgatgcgcttccgattaaattttccgattccggaattcatttccgatacgaacaatatttaatatttccgattccggaattaatttccgtttcgaacaaatatttaatatttccgtttccggaattattttccgattccggtaatatttccgattctgacaatatttccgtttccggcaatatttccgattctggcaatatttccatttccgataatattttccgatacgtaccatgtttccgtttctggcaacatctacgacttggataatatttatatttccgatacgatccatatttccgtttccggcaatatcatcgtttccggagtattcatttcttgcctgtgatgatcttagctcccactgaaaccaagatccgtcggttccgaatattcat
This Spinacia oleracea cultivar Varoflay chromosome 6, BTI_SOV_V1, whole genome shotgun sequence DNA region includes the following protein-coding sequences:
- the LOC130463536 gene encoding uncharacterized protein, whose amino-acid sequence is MYRKNETFSFNFNYVPSLLMHYSFFYIACSFILVPESLKNNEDALNKSSEKGTPIPNREEQDFETPKVPVADSQGDVITPSVYLRDEEDVPTKTQKDEEDVPTTSQIPATMRMKRIKNVPIVLRSPFLIQYSHLLEASDKLSQEEKDLKCILDYAIGEGDPS
- the LOC130463535 gene encoding uncharacterized protein, which translates into the protein MNKFNNLLSLSKKFFDTTVDVKETMSFNMAEMWSKCSETQLPTVFDNAKNASNEERKDSQEMGSILSQDKEFFSSDYFSILFDDVVKKATRGKKKETVMEKETEEPMSEEPLSEESLPELPPFLTPPTMDSENDGVNDLTLKLGLPSISEITPTHDYEEEMRIQALLMNNSLTERDLQTISGEKEDYSEKE